A window of Gammaproteobacteria bacterium contains these coding sequences:
- a CDS encoding DUF1134 domain-containing protein has translation MNHSFVSFFFMFSLLVTAPLLAEPATTAPILTSEQGYEQRTIEEEASAFFGEASEGLAKALEEAFKVRGKPSAYIKGQEVGLSLTFGVRYGDGIMKFYGSDEGNKIFWQGPSIGFDQGLNCSKVFILVYNLPEASDIFRGFPGLETNLYYYAGISVTYLEGSNIILIPIRLGMGLRTGVNIGYLRFSRAPSWNPF, from the coding sequence ATGAATCACTCATTTGTTTCATTCTTTTTTATGTTTAGTTTGCTGGTTACAGCTCCTCTTTTAGCGGAGCCTGCAACTACAGCCCCGATTCTTACCTCTGAACAAGGCTATGAACAACGGACCATTGAAGAAGAGGCCAGCGCATTTTTCGGAGAAGCCTCAGAAGGACTCGCTAAGGCTTTAGAGGAGGCTTTTAAGGTTCGCGGCAAACCGAGCGCCTATATCAAAGGACAGGAAGTTGGACTTTCCCTCACTTTCGGGGTGCGCTATGGCGACGGAATAATGAAATTCTACGGCAGTGATGAAGGAAACAAAATTTTTTGGCAAGGCCCCTCGATTGGTTTTGATCAAGGATTAAATTGCTCGAAGGTTTTTATTCTTGTTTACAATTTACCCGAAGCCAGCGACATTTTTCGCGGCTTTCCAGGATTGGAAACTAATTTATATTACTATGCCGGCATCAGTGTTACGTATCTTGAAGGCAGCAATATCATACTGATTCCGATTCGTCTCGGAATGGGACTGCGGACCGGAGTCAATATTGGCTATTTACGTTTTTCCCGTGCGCCATCATGGAATCCGTTTTAA